In Flavobacterium sp. N3904, one DNA window encodes the following:
- a CDS encoding ATP-binding protein produces the protein MKYLLFFIIFLNTQLYSQKKIKVDSITYYSNLIEANIRDNHYKDVLFYSQKAIDFCKKNNKIEAEAIQTYKLGQVYFNLKLYNDAIESFNKSINLFNTISKKGNNTTADAYYYLGISYIQKKKYALAEISLNKSEEIKKKLKIKDYAKLIPLQKGIILKATGKKDLASTIFKELIAQPENKTILNTQAEALYQIGVIEASSKKYNLALNYLDKAYELNRKNKNLEQKSNILLELSLVYDKMLDKTTAYTYLKQHLNLKESISLANDEKLGISDYESFKEEQRKQEELLLEKENKEKEQSDKFSKLISILAIAIISILSLLSLSLYKNNIIRNQNNALLKEKNNELIAAKNRAEEASKARSEFLSTVSHELRTPLNAINGITHLLLEENPKKSQMHYLSSLKFSGNYLTNFINDILEINKIDSNKLEIEYINFNLKQLLSNIQNSLKEIATVNNNKFFLKIDSSIPDNLIGDPTKLSQIFMNLINNALKFTNNGTVSVIAKLRTFQNDNAIVYFQIIDTGIGIPEDKLKTVFESFSQGSVEINRKFGGTGLGLTIVKKLVRILGGRIRVKSVVGEGSTFSFELNFKVDSKPILIKSKIKDYDTEIFKNKKILVVEDNKINQMITQKMLTNKGIECTIIDNGEDAVEILKVETFDLVLMDVHLLGINGTIATQQIREFDTTTPIIALTAISLNENREMLLSFGMTDVITKPFVPEEFYTILAQNV, from the coding sequence ATGAAATATTTATTATTTTTTATTATTTTTCTCAACACTCAACTTTATTCTCAAAAAAAGATCAAAGTTGACAGTATTACCTATTATTCTAATTTAATTGAGGCAAACATAAGAGACAATCACTACAAAGATGTATTGTTCTACAGTCAAAAAGCAATTGATTTTTGCAAAAAAAACAATAAGATAGAGGCGGAAGCAATTCAAACATACAAATTAGGTCAAGTTTATTTTAATCTAAAACTCTACAACGATGCGATTGAAAGCTTTAATAAAAGCATTAATTTATTCAATACTATTTCAAAAAAGGGAAATAACACAACAGCAGATGCGTACTATTATCTTGGAATATCTTACATTCAGAAAAAAAAGTATGCCTTAGCCGAAATTAGCTTGAACAAATCAGAAGAGATTAAAAAAAAATTAAAAATTAAGGACTACGCAAAATTAATACCATTACAAAAAGGAATAATCTTAAAAGCCACAGGAAAGAAGGATCTTGCATCAACGATTTTTAAGGAATTGATAGCACAGCCGGAAAATAAAACAATACTAAATACCCAAGCCGAAGCACTATATCAAATTGGAGTAATTGAGGCCTCTTCTAAAAAATACAATCTAGCTTTAAATTATCTTGATAAAGCTTATGAATTAAACAGAAAAAATAAAAATCTTGAACAAAAATCAAATATTTTATTGGAGTTAAGTTTGGTTTATGATAAAATGCTTGACAAAACAACCGCCTACACTTATTTAAAACAACATTTAAATTTAAAAGAGAGTATTTCACTTGCTAATGATGAAAAACTAGGCATTAGTGATTACGAAAGCTTCAAAGAAGAACAACGAAAACAGGAAGAATTACTTCTGGAAAAAGAAAATAAAGAAAAAGAACAATCCGATAAATTTTCAAAACTCATCAGCATTTTAGCAATAGCTATCATTTCAATATTATCCTTATTAAGTTTATCGCTTTACAAGAATAATATAATCAGAAATCAAAACAATGCTTTATTGAAAGAAAAGAACAATGAATTAATTGCAGCAAAAAACAGAGCAGAAGAGGCTTCAAAAGCCCGATCTGAGTTTTTATCGACTGTTAGCCATGAGCTCAGAACACCTCTAAATGCTATTAACGGAATCACTCATCTGCTATTAGAAGAAAATCCCAAAAAATCCCAAATGCACTATTTGTCATCTTTGAAGTTTTCCGGAAATTATTTGACCAATTTTATTAACGACATATTAGAAATAAATAAAATAGATTCCAATAAACTTGAAATTGAATATATCAATTTTAACTTAAAACAATTATTGAGCAATATTCAAAACTCTTTAAAAGAGATTGCTACAGTAAATAACAATAAATTCTTTCTGAAAATTGATTCCTCAATTCCTGACAATTTAATTGGAGATCCTACCAAACTGTCACAAATCTTCATGAATTTAATTAACAATGCGCTAAAGTTTACCAATAATGGAACTGTGAGTGTGATTGCAAAATTAAGAACTTTTCAAAATGATAACGCCATTGTTTATTTTCAAATAATTGATACGGGTATAGGAATACCTGAAGACAAACTAAAAACAGTTTTCGAAAGTTTTTCGCAAGGATCTGTCGAAATTAACAGAAAATTTGGGGGAACAGGATTAGGACTAACCATTGTAAAAAAACTGGTTCGTATTTTGGGTGGTCGCATCCGAGTGAAAAGTGTGGTTGGGGAAGGTTCTACCTTTTCATTTGAGCTTAATTTTAAAGTAGATTCAAAACCCATTTTAATTAAATCCAAAATAAAAGATTACGATACTGAAATCTTTAAAAACAAAAAAATATTAGTGGTTGAAGACAATAAAATTAATCAGATGATTACCCAAAAAATGTTAACTAATAAAGGCATCGAATGCACAATTATTGATAATGGAGAAGATGCTGTTGAAATTTTAAAGGTTGAGACATTCGATTTGGTACTAATGGATGTCCATCTACTCGGGATAAATGGAACCATTGCAACACAACAAATCAGAGAATTTGACACCACAACACCAATTATAGCATTAACTGCCATATCA
- the gap gene encoding type I glyceraldehyde-3-phosphate dehydrogenase, whose translation MKTRIAINGFGRIGRNLFRLLLNHPTIEVIAINDIADKKTMAHLVKYDSIHGVLPFAVSHDEKGLLVNDKHFLFFHEKSISNLDWKTIDIDYVIESTGKYKTFEEINAHIIAGARKVILSAPSEVDTIKTVVLGVNESILDGTETIISNASCTTNNAAPMIKVINELCGIEQAYITTIHSYTTDQSLHDQPHKDLRRARGASQSIVPTTTGAAKALTKIFTELDGKIGGCGIRVPVPDGSLTDITFNVKRVVTIKEINEAFKLASQDELKGILEYTEDPIVSVDVIGNKNSCIFDSLLTSVIDKMVKVVGWYDNEIGYSSRIIDLILFTNHCKKNPKEEMSINNN comes from the coding sequence TTGAAAACTAGAATTGCAATAAATGGTTTTGGAAGAATAGGACGAAATTTATTTCGTTTGCTTTTGAACCATCCTACTATCGAAGTAATTGCCATCAATGATATTGCCGATAAAAAAACCATGGCACATTTAGTAAAATACGATAGTATTCATGGTGTTTTGCCTTTTGCTGTAAGCCACGACGAAAAAGGATTACTAGTTAACGATAAACATTTTTTATTTTTTCACGAAAAAAGCATTTCAAATCTTGATTGGAAAACTATCGATATCGATTATGTAATAGAATCTACCGGGAAATACAAGACTTTTGAAGAAATAAATGCCCATATAATTGCAGGCGCAAGAAAAGTGATTCTTTCCGCTCCATCAGAAGTTGACACTATAAAAACGGTTGTTCTTGGTGTAAACGAATCTATTCTGGACGGAACAGAAACCATTATATCCAATGCAAGTTGCACCACAAATAATGCAGCACCAATGATAAAAGTGATTAATGAGCTTTGCGGAATTGAACAAGCCTACATTACCACTATTCATTCTTATACCACCGATCAAAGTTTACACGATCAACCCCACAAAGATTTACGTAGAGCCAGAGGAGCGAGTCAATCCATTGTCCCTACAACAACCGGAGCTGCAAAAGCATTGACAAAAATTTTTACTGAATTGGACGGAAAAATAGGAGGTTGTGGTATTCGAGTTCCTGTTCCCGATGGATCTTTAACCGACATTACCTTCAATGTAAAACGAGTAGTTACCATAAAAGAAATAAATGAAGCTTTTAAACTTGCTTCGCAAGATGAATTAAAAGGAATATTAGAATACACGGAAGATCCAATTGTATCAGTGGATGTTATTGGCAATAAAAATTCATGTATATTTGATTCGCTGCTTACCTCTGTTATAGACAAAATGGTGAAAGTTGTAGGCTGGTATGATAATGAAATTGGATATTCTTCCCGAATAATTGATTTAATTCTTTTTACAAATCATTGCAAAAAGAATCCTAAAGAAGAAATGAGTATCAACAATAACTGA
- the lipA gene encoding lipoyl synthase, which produces METVLENTLPVGTRGIAESSVAKPKWLKVKLPIGQKYTELRGLVDKYSLNTICTSGSCPNMGECWGEGTATFMILGNVCTRSCGFCGVKTGRPETVDWDEPEKVARSIKIMNIKHAVITSVDRDDLKDGGSIIWIETVKAIRRMNPNTTLETLIPDFQGIERNLDRIIEANPEVVSHNVETVRRLTREVRIQAKYDRSLEVLRYLKEKGINRTKSGIMLGLGEQEDEVFQTMRDLRTANVDIVTIGQYLQPSKKHLPVKEFITPDQFEKYEKYGLELGFRHVESGPLVRSSYKAQKHIL; this is translated from the coding sequence ATGGAAACTGTTTTAGAAAATACATTACCTGTCGGAACCCGAGGCATAGCCGAATCGAGCGTAGCTAAACCAAAATGGCTCAAGGTAAAACTCCCAATAGGACAAAAATATACTGAACTTCGTGGTTTGGTCGATAAATATAGTTTGAATACCATTTGTACTTCAGGAAGTTGCCCTAATATGGGAGAATGCTGGGGAGAAGGAACTGCAACATTCATGATTTTAGGAAATGTATGTACACGTTCTTGCGGTTTTTGTGGTGTAAAAACCGGTAGACCCGAAACGGTAGATTGGGATGAGCCAGAAAAAGTAGCCCGTTCTATTAAAATCATGAACATCAAACACGCTGTAATTACAAGTGTCGACAGAGACGATTTGAAAGATGGCGGTTCAATTATTTGGATCGAAACTGTAAAAGCCATCCGAAGAATGAACCCAAACACTACTTTGGAAACTTTAATTCCTGATTTTCAAGGTATCGAAAGAAATTTAGATCGTATCATAGAGGCCAATCCTGAAGTGGTTTCACACAATGTGGAAACAGTTCGACGACTAACCCGTGAAGTACGTATACAAGCCAAATACGATCGAAGCCTGGAAGTTTTGAGATACTTGAAAGAAAAAGGAATCAACAGAACCAAATCCGGAATCATGTTGGGACTTGGCGAACAAGAAGATGAAGTTTTTCAAACCATGCGCGATTTACGTACTGCCAATGTTGACATTGTAACTATTGGTCAATATTTACAACCCAGCAAAAAGCACCTTCCTGTAAAAGAGTTTATCACACCCGATCAATTCGAAAAATATGAAAAATACGGTTTGGAGTTAGGTTTCCGCCATGTAGAAAGCGGTCCCCTAGTACGATCATCTTACAAAGCACAAAAACACATATTATAA